The genomic interval AGAAAAGAACCGGTACCTGCAGCACATACTGTATTCATTGCAAAATCACATATTATTCCATTTTTTAGAAAAATAATTTTTGAATCCTGCCCCCCAATTTCCAGGATCGTCCTTACATCCGGTACAATTCTTTGAGCAGCAACAGCATGAGCGGTAATTTCGTTTTTAATTATATCTGCACCTGTAATAACGGCTGCAAGCTGTCTTCCACTTCCGGTAGCACCTACGCCGCAAATATTTACATTTCTACCCAAATGGTCTCCAAGAAGTTTCAAGCCCTCGCAAAGTACTTTTATTGGCTGACCGCTTGTTTTCAAATAGAGTTTCTCAATTATTTTATCATTTGTATCTATAACAACTAAATTCGTGCTTACTGAACCAACATCAATCCCCAGATAATATGTATCTAAAGTCAACTGTTCCTTTCTCCTTCCTTCTGTGAAGTAAATCAACAAATGCTTCTATCCGTGTAAAATACCCTGCTTCTCCCGTCATTTCATCAATTATTAATGTTAGGACAGGAATATCAAAATCTCTTTCAACAGCAGGCAGTATACTTTCAGCCACAATTTCAGGCATGCATGTAAAGGGATAAATCTGAATAACACCATCATATCCTTGTTGTGCATACAATATAGTATTTCCTATTGTCTCCCTGGCATGGCCGCCTATCATTTTCCCCAAATAAGGCTTTGCTGCGTGGGCATAACTTAAATTCCTGGGAAGTCTGAGAGCATTTTTGACGATATGCTCTGTTATCCAATCACTAATGGTTACGTAACGGTGTGTCTCAACCCCTATAGCTCCAAGCTTCGATTGAATATCAAAATTCGTGTAATAGTCAATAGTAGTATAAATCTCTCCTACTATTCCTATCTTCAAAGGATTTGCTTTTTCATCGGTTTTTACTTTCAAGAGATTATTCTTGGCGTCTCTTATCAGTTTTTTAATTTGTTCTATACCTTTTGCTGCTATAACATCCTTTTGAAATTTTTTGTATATTTTATCTACATCCCCTTTTTCCAGTTCACGTGGACGTATTTTAGATGCCAAGCACTCAACTTCATCAACTTCTATGGCAACTTGAGTGGTATTTTTTATTGCTTTCAGTATTTTGTATAAATTAAATCCTCCCAATAGATTCTTTATTCTCTGTAAAAGTTTCACCATATTTCCATTAGGTGGTTCCAGTGTTATAACATTCATATTATAATTTAAATCTTTTAAAATCTCCCTGTACATTTCACAATAGTAACCAAACCTGCAAGGCCCGCACCCACCGGCCATTAATACAGTGTCAGCTCCCACCTGGTAAGCTTCAATCAAATTCCCCGTAGTAATCTTAAGAGGAAGGCACGCACATTCAGGTACATGCCTGGTCCCGATTTCTAAAGTTCTTTTACTTGTAAAAGGAGGAATTACATAGTCTATACCTAATTCCTCCATTAAAACTTTAATACAAATATATAGATTCCCCATATGGGGAAAAGTTACTTTCATTACTATTCCTCCACCTTATCATATCTATAAATGCTTCAATCCTTGTATTCAGTCCCGCCTCCCCCGAGTGTTCGTCAATTGTCAGCACAATAAAGGGAATATCCTTATTTCTTCTAATTTTTCTTTCTGCTAAATCGCATACAAAAGAGTCTATTCCACAACCAAAACTCATAACATATATAATCCCGCTTATATCATTCCTATCCAGCAGGTGATATATACTTCCCATAACTTTTGTGCCGAAATACCAAAATATTTTCTTATTAAGAAGATTAGACTTTTCATGGATTGTACGCCCATCTATCATATCAATTGTAATGATATTGGCTCCAAGCCTTTTGAGTTTTGGAATAATATCCATATTTACATAGTTATCATAAAGGTTATAGCTATGCCCTATTAGTGCTATATTAAGTATATTTTTTTCACATTGATTACTTTTACTACTCTTATGTCCATAACTTATATAGCCACTCTCATTGCTTTCTTCATACTGCTCCCGGCAACCATCCAATATCTCACTCGGTAATATTCCTTTTTTCACTTTTAGTCTAAAATGCTTATATTCCATCAGAGCTTTTTTGTATGCCTTTTTTATTTTTCTAATATCGTCTGTTAAGTATTTTCCAACCTCTATAGCTGCTTTTGCAGCATTTACCTTTGACTTCCTCAAATTAACTTCTACATCAATTATTTGAGGTAATTCAGTAAAAGTATGCCTTATCATATCAGGCAGGCCGCCAAATTTAGGACATACATATTCCCTCTTTGATACGCTGGTATACCTTGGAATAAATAAATAATCCACTCTGTCTTTTAGGTTCATCACATGCCCATGATATATTTTTACCGGCAGACAGGCTTCATCTACACACTTTTTAACACCATCATTCATGATTCTTTTATTCGTGTTATCAGATACAATAATTTCCGCACCAAGTTCCTCCAAAAAAGTCTTCCAGAGGGGATAATATTGGTAATAAAACAATCCCCGTGGAATCCCAACTTTTTTTCCCATTGGTCAACACCTCGGAAAATAGTATTGGCTTATATTTTTTTAATTATACAGCTGACTATATATCCGGTGCAAAAAGGGTTTTATAAAAAAGGCGTAAAAAAGGCGTAAAAAAGGCGTAAAAAAGGCGTAAAAAAAGCGCTAACGCGCACCGCTTCGCGTAACTAATTCAAGTACCTGCTAATACTCGTACTGAATACCATGGACACCTTTATACTTTTTTGGTATCATCTCACCGCCGCAGTTTTCACAAGAGAATCGTGGCGGTACATCTATATCTCCATCATCCATTGCATCACAATATTCTACAACTTCCCTTGGTATATCCTCTTCAACATTACATTGCAAGCAAATGAATCTGACCGTCGATTTGCTGCTGTTTTGGGTTGATTTTAACCATTTTCTCTTTTCTTCTTCCCTTTGCAATCTTCTTTTTTCTTGGCGGTTCATATCCTATCAATCCCTCCAAACATCGTCGGGCCTTCGCACACTTTGCATATGTTATCACTAATTTACCATTCTTCAAACATACCTCGCCCTTATATTCCATTTCTACTTCACATCTTGGACACATCAGCGGATTCTTCCCTGTTCCCGCCTCAACTTTTTCCTTCCAGCTCTTTTTGGGTATTTTATTCTTTTTTACTTTGAGTATTTTATCTACTTTTGCCTTGTTTCTCCTTGAATATAACCCATAATACCTTATCGTTTTAAAATTCCTGTCCGGTATATGCCTTATTATCCTTGCTATAAATTCCATTACATCTATTGTCTCTGTTTTCTCCTTATTTTCTTTTTTATCAAAATATTTGAATGTTACTGTCTTGCCATCATATGACAATATCCTTCTTAAAGCTATTGCCGGCCTCCTTATATATCTGCCTATATAACCAATCTGCTCCTTTATCCCTACTTTCCTTTTGTTTGGCGGTCCATATACCACAAACCCCTCATCATTATTACTGTATGTCTTGCCTAATACCTTCCCGTATCTTTCTTTGTCACGGCCCGATAACTTCTTTCTTAGCATTTTTATTACGCAGTACTGCCATCTTTTTCTCAACATTTCATATGGGATGAAACCAACTCGTTTCATCCTACCATCATTTGTTAACCCACCCTCTGTAAGTAATACATGTACATGAGGATTAAAATTCATTGTAGCTCCAAACGTGTGAAGCCCCACCATCATACCAACTTCTACTTTTTCTCTTTTTTTAAACCAGTCCTGCAATAAGTCAACTGATATATCCATTAAGTCTTTTAGCAGATCTCGACGTCTTAGAAATATTTCCCACATCTCCTCAGGAAGTGTGAACATGATATGCCTATGTGGAATGTCATACATATTCTCTGCCGTTTTCCTGCTCCATTCCTGCATATATCCTGTTGCACAAACACTGCAAAATCTTCCCTTACAACGATGGGGCACTACTTTTGTCTCACCACAACAATCACACGCAAACAGGCTGAACCCTGCTTCTTTCTCACCACACAACCGGAATTTCTCTACTTCTTCAATTACTACCTCCCTTATGTTTTTACCGTGCAGTTTTACAAATCTGTCCCAGTTTTTATTCTCATCAAAAAATATTTGCTTTAATATATTTTCTTTCGTATCCATATCCCTAATTCTATCATTTTCTCTTCAGTTTTAACAGACATTTATTACCATGTAAATTGTTGGTGTATTGCTTCAAACCCACTTGCATCAACTGCTTAAACCTGAGCAAAAATATATAAATTCTTATACTTTAAAAAAAGCGCTAACGCGCACCGCTTCGCGTAACTAATTCAAGTACCTGCTAATACTCGTACTGAATACCATGGACACCTTTATACTTTTTTGGTATCATCTCACCGCCGCAGTTTTCACAAGAGAATCGTGGCGGTACATCTATATCTCCATCATCCATTGCATCACAATATTCTACAACTTCCCTTGGTATATCCTCTTCAACATTACATTGCAAGCAAATGAATCTGACCGTCGATTTGCTGCTGTTTTGGGTTGATTTTAACCATTTTCTCTTTTCTTCTTCCCTTTGCAATCTTCTTTTTTCTTGGCGGTTCATATCCTATCAATCCCTCCAAACATCGTCGGGCCTTCGCACACTTTGCATATGTTATCACTAATTTACCATTCTTCAAACATACCTCGCCCTTATATTCCATTTCTACTTCACATCTTGGACACATCAGCGGATTCTTCCCTGTTCCCGCCTCAACTTTTTCCTTCCAGCTCTTTTTGGGTATTTTATTCTTTTTTACTTTGAGTATTTTATCTACTTTTGCCTTGTTTCTCCTTGAATATAACCCATAATACCTTATCGTTTTAAAATTCCTGTCCGGTATATGCCTTATTATCCTTGCTATAAATTCCATTACATCTATTGTCTCTGTTTTCTCCTTATTTTCTTTTTTATCAAAATATTTGAATGTTACTGTCTTGCCATCATATGACAATATCCTTCTTAAAGCTATTGCCGGCCTCCTTATATATCTGCCTATATAACCAATCTGCTCCTTTATCCCTACTTTCCTTTTGTTTGGCGGTCCATATACCACAAACCCCTCATCATTATTACTGTATGTCTTGCCTAATACCTTCCCGTATCTTTCTTTGTCACGGCCCGATAACTTCTTTCTTAGCATTTTTATTACGCAGTACTGCCATCTTTTTCTCAACATTTCATATGGGATGAAACCAACTCGTTTCATCCTACCATCATTTGTTAACCCACCCTCTGTAAGTAATACATGTACATGAGGATTAAAATTCATTGTAGCTCCAAACGTGTGAAGCCCCACCATCATACCAACTTCTACTTTTTCTCTTTTTTTAAACCAGTCCTGCAATAAGTCAACTGATATATCCATTAAGTCTTTTAGCAGATCTCGACGTCTTAGAAATATTTCCCACATCTCCTCAGGAAGTGTGAACATGATATGCCTATGTGGAATGTCATACATATTCTCTGCCGTTTTCCTGCTCCATTCCTGCATATATCCTGTTGCACAAACACTGCAAAATCTTCCCTTACAACGATGGGGCACTACTTTTGTCTCACCACAACAATCACACGCAAACAGGCTGAACCCTGCTTCTTTCTCACCACACAACCGGAATTTCTCTACTTCTTCAATTACTACCTCCCTTATGTTTTTACCGTGCAGTTTTACAAATCTGTCCCAGTTTTTATTCTCATCAAAAAATATTTGCTTTAATATATTTTCTTTCGTATCCATATCCCTAATTCTATCATTTTCTCTTCAGTTTTAACAGACATTTATTACCATGTAAATTGTTGGTGTATTGCTTCAAACCCACTTGCATCAACTGCTTAAACCTGAGCAAAAATATATAAATTCTTATACTTCAAGAAAACCATCATTGCTTGTCTTAGGAGGTAGTTCACTCAGAAAGAGAACATTTGCAAAAAGAGTAATATGTAAAGATAAAAAGACTGCCCTAAATTTTAATTTGTTTTTTGAAGGGCAGTCTTAGCCGGTGCAACACGCGGGCACTGGTACCACATGCAAGTTTACGCCTTGCCGGCGCAACCCAATACATTAATAAGTTTATGTTTTACCAATTCTTTTATAGCTGCTCTAGCAGGACCTAAATATTTCCTGGGGTCAAAGTCTTCAGGGTGTTCTGCAAAATGTTTTCTAATAGAAGCAGTCATAGCAAGGCGGAGGTCTGAGTCAATATTTATCTTGCATACAGCCATTGAAGCTGCTTTTCTTAACATCTCTTCCGGAACACCTTTTGCTCCGGGCATTTTTCCGCCATATTTATTAATATCATCAATAAGTTCCGGAATAACTGATGATGCCCCATGAAGCACTATAGGGAAACCAGGAAGCCTTTTTTGTACTTCTTCCAGGATATCAAATCTCAACCTGGGCTCACCCTTGAATTTATAAGCACCATGACTGGTTCCAATAGCAATTGCCAGTGAATCAACGCCTGTTGCTTTAACAAATTCCTCAACTTCTTCAGGTTTTGTGAAAGCAGCATCCGCTTCAGATACATTGATTGCATCTTCTATTCCTGAAAGCCTTCCCAGCTCACCTTCGACAACAACTCCCTTGCTGTGGGCATAGTCTACCACCTGTTTTGTCAACCTTATATTTTCCCCTAGAGGATACTTTGAACCGTCAATCATAACCGAGGTAAATCCTCCATCAATACATGCCTTGCATATTTCAAAGTCTTCACCATGATCTAAGTGGAGACAAATAGGAAGTCCTGTATCTTCCAACGCTGCTTCAACAAGTTTCATAAGGTATATATGTTTTGCATATTTTCTGGCTCCTGCAGATACCTGTAAGATAAGGGGAGCATTTACTTCTTTAGCTGCTTCGGTAATCCCTTGTATAATCTCCATATTGTTTACATTGAATGCACCAATTGCATAACCACCCTCATAGGCTTTTTTAAACATTTCTTTTGATGTAACCAACGGCATATATAATCTCTCCTTGTTAACTTTTTGTCATGTTTAATATAATTTTAACATATTGTGGTTTAAAATCAAGGAGTTTTGAAAATTTAGCTCTGATCTTAATATTGAAAAAAAGTTAAGGTATTCTAATTTTATTATAGCAGAGCAGTTATATACGTGATACGTGCATGATACTTGCGGGTCTTTGTGCAGAATAAGCATTATTTATATGCTCTTTATTTTTATTAAACGGCAAGATATAATATAATTGATTTATATAATGCACCAATTTCTTTTTTAATTTCAAAGAAGGAAAATAGTTTTTGCAAAAGCACTGAGAAAGGAAGTGCAGATATTGACTAAAACAAAAGCAGACAAAGAAGCTATATTCTGGAATAAATTTGCAAAATATTATGACTGCTTTATGAACTGTATTTATAAAACTAAATATAAAGACATATTGAAAATGATGAATGATGAGCTTAGCATGGATACATTGTAATAAAAAATTCCTTGTTAAAGTCAACACCGTCTCTGCTTTATATTGTTTGCAAAAAGATGTGATTTATTTATGCGCAATGGTTCTTTTGTCCATTTATCCATTCTACCTATTGTTGCTTTCATAGAGTCTTCTTTCAGCATCAATCATGTGCTTTAGCATAATGTCGATCTTTTTGTAAAGCGTCTCAACGAAATTAGGACCAAGAACAAAGACATCCTCGTTTTCTTGAGATTCGGTGACAGGAAGGTATTTGTCAACCTCTCCTTTTATTAGATCAATAAGCTGATAAGTATTGTCTATTTCGTTTCTTGCTGTTTCATTCATGGAAAGAAGCCTCTTGTCACCATCTGTCTTGTTGAATGTGAGAGTGGCCATTCTTGTTCCGGAAAAACCCTTTATGAAGTCCATCCCCTGCATATTCATCATGTCTTTCAAGGCAACTTCTTCGCTAAGCACTTGAAATATATAAGGTCTGAATTGCTTTATTTCTTCATCAATTTTGAAAAGAGGAGTCAGCTTCGATTCTCTGTCAATAGCTGATTCTATGTCAATAGTCAATTCTATGTGCAACTATACTCTTTCTTGGAATCTCTAAATGGCGCCGCTTGGCGAGTCCGCTTAGTGGGTAGCTCGTTCCGCGCTCAGTCCGCATAGTAAAGCGTGAAGCATGGGTGTATGAAAAATTCCGGAGTCATTTATAAATACACCAAGCAAAAACCATCCTCCTCTCCTGTGACTCCTTCTCCCACTTGCGAAACAGTTGACAAAAAATGTGACAAAATGTGTACGTCCCCATTAGACACATTCTTTTAAATTCGTGCTTCATCTCTGTTGACACAGGAATTTGTTTATTTTGCGATAATATTGTCTTTCTACTCTATATCATCCATATTGGAACAATCAGATTATCTCTATCAATAGCAGATAATTCCTGCTTCATGCAAAGAATTGCTCCTTGTCCTCTTTCTACGGAAGCTTTTTCAAGCAATTTAAAAACTTCTGTTAATTGTCTTCCTGGGGTTGCTGTCTTCTTAATCTCCATAGGCATTAATTTACCATCTATCTCAAGTATTACATCAATTTCTTTTGTATCTTTATCCCGATAATAATAGATAAACGGTTGCTTAGCTGAGTTATAATAACTCTTTACAATTTCGGAAACAACATAATTCTCTAATATTGCTCCGCTCATCGCACCCCGTTCCAATGTTTCCGGACTGCTCCATTTCGTAAGATAGGTAACTAATCCTGTATCAAAGAAATATAGTTTTGGCGATTTAATAGTTCGTTTGAGCATATTGTTTGAATATGGATGCAGATAAAAAATAACTCCCAGTGTCTCCAATATGGTTAACCACCTTTTGGCTGTTACCTGATTTATATCCGCATCTCTTGCAATTTCTGCCACATTAAGCATCTGACTGCATCTACAAGCAGTTGCCGTAATGAAATTAAAAAATTTTAAAGAATCTATCGTTCCCGATATTTCTTTTATATCCCGATCCAAATATGTATTCAGATAGCTACTATAAAATATGCTTGTATTGGTATACTTTCCACTAATTATAGCAGGCATGGAACCATTAAAAATTCTTCTGAACATTTCAGGAGTATCCGCAGGTTTTCTAGTGTTTTTTCTTCTTAGCAGTGAATCCAAATCAATTGTAAATGGTTCATTGCTGCCTTCTCCATATATTTCATGTTGTGATAAGGATGACATGGAAAGTATAGCAACCCTCCCTGCTAAAGATTCCTGTACTCCCTTCATTAGTTTGAAAATTTGGGAGCCTGTAAGCCAGAAATCACCAGCATTGTGGTTTTTATCAATTAGTATTTTAATATATCTGAAAAGTCCCGGAGCATACTGCACTTCGTCTACCAATACAGGGGGCTTATTAATCTGAAAAAACATTGCCGGATCATTTTCTGCCAAATTTCTATTATTTAAATCATCCAAACTTACATATATACGACTGGTTCCTTCCATTAACTTCCGGAGCATTGTAGTTTTACCAACCTGTCTCGGACCTGTTATGAGTATAGCCGGATATTCCTTAGATAATCCCAGCACTATATCTTCTAAATCACGTTTTATATAGTTCATAGCAACACGCCCTTTCGGCTAAAATACAACTTGCATATATTATAGCCGAATTTATATATTTTGTCAACACGATATAATATGTATTCCTTGGCATTGTCTTCTCACAAAATTCCAACACCTATAATCGTCAAATAGTGATAATATAGCTCCGGACGATGTCTTGCCATCATAGATTTATCGCCGCAGCTGCCGCAATTTACACATACACTTCGTTTATGCAAGTTATTATGAGTTTAACACCTCCAACAATTCATCCGGTAAGAGTATCAGGAATTTTAGGTATTGTTATGGTTACTTCCGTGCCTTCCCCTTTTTTGCTCTGTATTGCAAGCCCGAACCTTTTTCCAAAATAAAGCCGCAATCTTGACTGGACATTATAAATACCAATCCTGTTGCCCAAACCGGGTTCACTCAAGCTCTTCCTTAAAAGCTGCAAAGCGTCTTCACTTATACCCGCGCCGTTATCTTTAACTCTGTATTCAATGTTTTCACCGGCATCAATGCATGATATTTCAATAACACCGTGCCGTTCCACTTTATTTACGCCATGGTATATTGAGTTTTCTATAACGGGTTGAAGTATCAGCTTTACAGTTTTGTAATCCAAAATCTTCTCATCTATATTCCATTTAAACTCAATATTTTCGGGATCCAAACTTGTTTTCTGGCGGAATTTATTGGATGCGACGAGATTTCCCGCGGCATCGTATATACTGATATAATCCTTGTCAAGTCCAAGATATATTGATTTCAAAAAGGAGAATTTTGGCTTTTTCTACTTTCACTTTGTTTACATAATCGACAAAATTCTGACCTGTAAGTTTTTTAAAAACCACACTGAAATATGCGGGCAAAATCTCCGCTATATCCCTGGCTTATGAACTGGTCCATGGCTTCTATCTTTTTTCCTATAATACTGCTTATATCAATAAATAAATCGTTCCTTAATCCGTTGAGACTTATTCCATCTCTCGCATTTACCGGCAACTTGGTTAAAAATATTTGTTTTACATGAAGCTCCGGTCTGCCATCAAGATTTTTCACAAATAAATTTACCCTGTTTATAGCGTTGAAGATCATTATACTTGCAAGGGTGTGAGGATCCGGGAAAGCCGCATTAACAGGATAATCCATTATAATAATATCCGGCCTTGTCCTGGCAATTTCCTCCGCAGTTTTATTCACAATATCTTCTTCAATTTTAATATAGTTATCCTCAAAGTCATAAGATATTAAATTATGAATACCTATTATTTCAGCCGCTTTCTCAAGTTCTTTCCTTTTCTTCATTATCACTTCGCTTTTCTTTGCATTGATTATTGATTGGTCCGGGTTTTTCTTCCTCCATTCCTCAGCAAACAGGTTAGGATGAATTCTGCCTCCATGAGTTAATGTTAATACGGTTATTTCATCTCCTCTTTCGGCATGCAATGCAAGCGTACCGCCACAATCGGTAATCGGGTCGGCAGGATGAGCATATATTGCCATAATTTTTAATTTCTTCATAAAGGATCTCCCCATAATGATAATATTTATAATAATAATACTACTACTGTCATTTGCCGTATGCGGCTTTCTGGGAGTCTGCCCGAAAATAGCAGGTTATCCGGGCAGGCTCCTAGCAACAGCTGCATTTTATATAATACCCAATCCCCGGTTCTCCCCCGGCAAAAACAATTTCTGCCATCCCATCTCCGTCTATATCCAGAAGATGCTCTATATGGCGCATTCCTGGCACTTTGAAACCTGTATATTGTAATCCTATTTCATCTTTTTTTACTTTAAAGACTCTGTTCAAATATTTTTCTTCCCTTATCCCTATTATGACTTCCTTTTCTCCATCATTATCAATATCCAGGGTTTGCATGTTAATCATGCTGTTTAAACCGATTTTTGGCTCCCAGCCTTCTATGGGGAGTTTCATAACCTCTGCCAGCAGAGGCAGTCCGTCAGCGCCAATACCCTTATTAATCAAATAATATAAACCTCCACCGGGATTAGGATCGGTTTTTATCCCCAGTTGATACGTTGCGGCACCCAAAATCAGATCTTCATACCCGTCGTTGTTTAAATCCGCAGGTACCGCGCACAGCCTGTTATGCACCTTGATTATATTTCCGTGAATATCCTTCAGGGGACCTGCCGATTTGAATTTTATTTCTTTGTTATTCCATATCCGGCCTTCATCAATTAAAATATACAAAAACCCTTTATCGGTGCCTACTATCATATGCTGCCTGCCGCTATTGTCGAAATCCCATTTAAACATTCTATTAAATCCCCAGTTTTTCCCCCCTATTGAATCCGTTTCGCCTTCTACGGCAAATATGCCGTTTTGATCTTTTATGGGAATTTTTTCTTTTGATAACCTTATCTCGCCATTTTTTGCCAATATTTCTCTGCAACTCCAGTTATTATTCCCGGAGTCAATTATGAATCTTTTTTTCTTGTCCTTATCTTCCAGGAT from Bacillota bacterium carries:
- a CDS encoding CoA protein activase; the protein is MKVTFPHMGNLYICIKVLMEELGIDYVIPPFTSKRTLEIGTRHVPECACLPLKITTGNLIEAYQVGADTVLMAGGCGPCRFGYYCEMYREILKDLNYNMNVITLEPPNGNMVKLLQRIKNLLGGFNLYKILKAIKNTTQVAIEVDEVECLASKIRPRELEKGDVDKIYKKFQKDVIAAKGIEQIKKLIRDAKNNLLKVKTDEKANPLKIGIVGEIYTTIDYYTNFDIQSKLGAIGVETHRYVTISDWITEHIVKNALRLPRNLSYAHAAKPYLGKMIGGHARETIGNTILYAQQGYDGVIQIYPFTCMPEIVAESILPAVERDFDIPVLTLIIDEMTGEAGYFTRIEAFVDLLHRRKEKGTVDFRYILSGD
- a CDS encoding transposase, which encodes MDTKENILKQIFFDENKNWDRFVKLHGKNIREVVIEEVEKFRLCGEKEAGFSLFACDCCGETKVVPHRCKGRFCSVCATGYMQEWSRKTAENMYDIPHRHIMFTLPEEMWEIFLRRRDLLKDLMDISVDLLQDWFKKREKVEVGMMVGLHTFGATMNFNPHVHVLLTEGGLTNDGRMKRVGFIPYEMLRKRWQYCVIKMLRKKLSGRDKERYGKVLGKTYSNNDEGFVVYGPPNKRKVGIKEQIGYIGRYIRRPAIALRRILSYDGKTVTFKYFDKKENKEKTETIDVMEFIARIIRHIPDRNFKTIRYYGLYSRRNKAKVDKILKVKKNKIPKKSWKEKVEAGTGKNPLMCPRCEVEMEYKGEVCLKNGKLVITYAKCAKARRCLEGLIGYEPPRKKKIAKGRRKEKMVKINPKQQQIDGQIHLLAM
- the fba gene encoding class II fructose-1,6-bisphosphate aldolase, whose protein sequence is MPLVTSKEMFKKAYEGGYAIGAFNVNNMEIIQGITEAAKEVNAPLILQVSAGARKYAKHIYLMKLVEAALEDTGLPICLHLDHGEDFEICKACIDGGFTSVMIDGSKYPLGENIRLTKQVVDYAHSKGVVVEGELGRLSGIEDAINVSEADAAFTKPEEVEEFVKATGVDSLAIAIGTSHGAYKFKGEPRLRFDILEEVQKRLPGFPIVLHGASSVIPELIDDINKYGGKMPGAKGVPEEMLRKAASMAVCKINIDSDLRLAMTASIRKHFAEHPEDFDPRKYLGPARAAIKELVKHKLINVLGCAGKA
- a CDS encoding ATP-binding protein, whose translation is MNYIKRDLEDIVLGLSKEYPAILITGPRQVGKTTMLRKLMEGTSRIYVSLDDLNNRNLAENDPAMFFQINKPPVLVDEVQYAPGLFRYIKILIDKNHNAGDFWLTGSQIFKLMKGVQESLAGRVAILSMSSLSQHEIYGEGSNEPFTIDLDSLLRRKNTRKPADTPEMFRRIFNGSMPAIISGKYTNTSIFYSSYLNTYLDRDIKEISGTIDSLKFFNFITATACRCSQMLNVAEIARDADINQVTAKRWLTILETLGVIFYLHPYSNNMLKRTIKSPKLYFFDTGLVTYLTKWSSPETLERGAMSGAILENYVVSEIVKSYYNSAKQPFIYYYRDKDTKEIDVILEIDGKLMPMEIKKTATPGRQLTEVFKLLEKASVERGQGAILCMKQELSAIDRDNLIVPIWMI
- a CDS encoding PIG-L family deacetylase, which codes for MKKLKIMAIYAHPADPITDCGGTLALHAERGDEITVLTLTHGGRIHPNLFAEEWRKKNPDQSIINAKKSEVIMKKRKELEKAAEIIGIHNLISYDFEDNYIKIEEDIVNKTAEEIARTRPDIIIMDYPVNAAFPDPHTLASIMIFNAINRVNLFVKNLDGRPELHVKQIFLTKLPVNARDGISLNGLRNDLFIDISSIIGKKIEAMDQFISQGYSGDFARIFQCGF